One Silene latifolia isolate original U9 population chromosome 4, ASM4854445v1, whole genome shotgun sequence DNA segment encodes these proteins:
- the LOC141651866 gene encoding cytochrome P450 89A9-like, which produces MEYTVYKATKFIDMIDYDVVIDVDMDFFPIHEIYVTQYRAMFVVNCEVKEKTMRLHKAARNEERRGKGERECWSNCFTGNEDQYSAAVTFNVTGNLKALIDILPKKSQIDSERKPQFPPGISISPATWLLKYSSFHGPLPLVKRLRSKLGPIFTIYVGSRPTIWISDAFLAHEALIKNGSMSADRLKAPPTNSIFNSNQHSVSSAAYGPTWQALRRNLASHFLSPTHISSFAGVRKWALDILIHRLEDRSKSGDPIQLRDHLLHSIFRLQCAMCFGLFLDEAEVKEVQSISRRILLGLPHFSILNAWPKLTKIIFATKWAEIHTLRKKLDDVFVRLIKTRKKLVESEKEKIRHCYVDSLLELQIPNEEGGLRNLTAGEMVSLCNEFINASTDLPSTDLEWAMANLVKYPQIQAQLLREIKEVVGSRPNTDEIRDEDLAQIPYLKAVILEVLRRHPSGHLLLPHRIEQDMELGGYTIPKDSWIKVLVAEIGWDPNVWEDPMKFNPERFLTNDALVDKNFDLAGRKEIKMMPFGVGRRMCPGHVLTRLNLEYFVANLVWRFEWKAGEQDVDLSEETVFTIMMKNPLEALVSSRSTQDLVD; this is translated from the exons ATGGAGTATACTGTATATAAAGCAACT AAATTTATAGATATGATAGATTATGATGTGGTCATCGATGTTGACATGGACTTTTTTCCAAT ACATGAAATATATGTGACACAATACAGGGCGATGTTTGTAGTGAACTGTGAAGTAAAGGAGAAAACGATGAGGCTGCACAAGGCGGCCAGAAACGAAGAAAGAAGAGGAAAGGGAGAGAGAGAGTGTTGGAGCAATTG TTTCACAG GAAATGAAGATCAGTATTCTGCCGCTGTCACGTTCAATGTCACTGGAAATCTCAAG GCTTTAATTGACATTCTTCCTAAGAAATCGCAAATCGATTCCGAAAGAAAACCTCAATTTCCACCCGGAATAAGCATTTCTCCCGCAACATGGTTGCTTAAGTACTCATCGTTTCATGGGCCGTTACCGCTAGTTAAACGCCTCCGGTCCAAGTTGGGCCCGATATTCACAATCTATGTGGGTTCCAGACCTACAATATGGATCTCGGATGCATTCCTCGCCCATGAAGCCCTTATTAAAAACGGGTCTATGTCCGCGGATAGGTTGAAGGCACCCCCAACCAATAGCATATTCAATAGCAACCAGCACAGTGTGAGCTCTGCTGCTTATGGGCCCACTTGGCAGGCCTTACGCCGTAACTTGGCCTCTCACTTTCTTAGTCCGACTCATATCAGTTCATTCGCTGGGGTGCGAAAATGGGCCTTGGATATCCTTATTCACCGCCTTGAGGACCGGTCCAAATCCGGGGATCCGATCCAACTAAGGGATCACCTCCTACACTCCATATTCCGCTTACAGTGTGCTATGTGTTTTGGGCTTTTTTTAGATGAGGCCGAAGTCAAAGAAGTCCAAAGCATAAGCAGACGAATCTTATTAGGCCTACCACATTTTAGCATCCTCAATGCATGGCCCAAGTTGACAAAGATCATATTCGCAACCAAGTGGGCCGAGATCCATACCCTTCGGAAAAAGCTCGATGATGTGTTTGTCCGTCTAATTAAAACTCGAAAAAAACTTGTTGAATCAGAGAAAGAAAAAATACGACATTGTTATGTCGATTCATTACTAGAGTTGCAAATTCCAAATGAAGAGGGAGGCTTGAGGAACTTAACTGCGGGTGAAATGGTAAGTTTGTGTAACGAGTTTATAAACGCAAGCACAGACTTACCTAGTACCGACTTAGAGTGGGCCATGGCGAATTTAGTCAAATACCCTCAAATCCAAGCCCAACTTTTAAGGGAGATTAAAGAAGTCGTTGGGTCAAGGCCTAACACGGATGAAATAAGGGATGAAGATTTGGCCCAAATACCATATTTGAAGGCGGTGATCTTAGAGGTGCTTAGACGACACCCATCGGGTCATTTACTGTTGCCCCATAGAATCGAACAAGATATGGAATTGGGCGGGTACACGATACCCAAGGATTCTTGGATAAAGGTCTTAGTGGCTGAGATTGGGTGGGACCCAAATGTGTGGGAAGATCCAATGAAGTTCAATCCCGAGAGGTTTTTGACCAATGATGCACTAGTTGATAAAAATTTCGACTTAGCCGGGAGAAAAGAGATTAAGATGATGCCATTCGGAGTAGGGAGGAGGATGTGCCCAGGACATGTTTTGACTAGGCTTAATTTAGAGTACTTTGTCGCTAATTTGGTTTGGCGTTTTGAGTGGAAAGCTGGGGAACAAGATGTGGATTTGTCTGAGGAAACTGTATTCACCATTATGATGAAGAACCCTTTGGAGGCCTTAGTTTCATCACGAAGTACACAAGATCTAGTAGATTGA
- the LOC141653703 gene encoding ras-related protein RABH1b, with protein MAPVSALAKYKLVFLGDQSVGKTSIITRFMYDKFDNTYQATIGIDFLSKTMYLEDRTVRLQLWDTAGQERFRSLIPSYIRDSSVAVIVYDVASRQSFLNTIKWIEEVRTERGSDVIIVLVGNKTDLVDKRQVSIEEGEAKARDLNVMFIETSAKAGFNIKALFRKIAAALPGMETLSSTKQEDMVDVSLKSTSSAPQSSAQSGGCAC; from the exons ATGGCGCCAGTATCAGCTCTCGCGAAATACAAGCTTGTGTTCTTAGGTGATCAATCCGTCGGTAAAACTAGTATCATCACTCGATTCATGTACGACAAGTTCGATAACACTTATCAG GCTACAATTGGTATTGATTTTCTATCAAAGACCATGTATCTTGAAGATCGTACTGTACGTCTTCAATTGTG GGATACTGCTGGGCAGGAGAGGTTCCGGAGTCTTATACCTAGTTACATAAGGGATTCATCAGTTGCAGTCATTGTATATGATGTTGCGA GCCGACAATCCTTTCTAAACACAATTAAGTGGATTGAAGAGGTCCGCACTGAGAGGGGCAGTGATGTTATTATCGTTCTTGTTGGAAACAAGACTGATCTTGTGGACAAAAG GCAAGTCTCAATTGAGGAAGGTGAAGCAAAAGCTAGGGATCTCAATGTCATGTTCATTGAAACTAGTGCAAAAGCTGGCTTCAACATAAAG GCACTTTTTCGGAAAATCGCTGCAGCTTTACCTGGAATGGAGACACTCTCTTCAACAAAGCAAGAGGACATGGTTGATGTAAGTCTCAAGTCCACCTCAAGTGCACCACAATCCAGTGCTCAATCTGGTGGGTGTGCTTGCTGA